A genomic region of Haliotis asinina isolate JCU_RB_2024 chromosome 1, JCU_Hal_asi_v2, whole genome shotgun sequence contains the following coding sequences:
- the LOC137289219 gene encoding large ribosomal subunit protein mL41-like isoform X2, which yields MNLCEFSVRSVVLAQSRRYFGSSSCRQGKKTRVPFDRRFPVTAKHVNRYVKGGSVEMEKAVAKHVVPPTGFHDPQLGRYRNVPEMIPEFVVPDLTDFKLKPYVSYKVTDITQTKFTAKDLFHACYANDIADKFSKGDITVNTKQSDSKHDKS from the exons ATGAATTTGTGTGAATTTAGTGTGAGATCAGTAGTTTTGGCCCAGTCGCGACGCTATTTTGGCTCATCTTCTTGTCGGCAGGGGAAGAAGACACGGGTCCCGTTTGACAGACGTTTCCCAGTGACAGCTAAGCACGTCAACCGCTATGTTAAGGGCGGAAGCGTGGAGATGGAGAAAGCAGTTGCAAAACACG TCGTACCACCTACAGGGTTCCATGACCCCCAGTTAGGGAGATACAGGAATGTGCCTGAGATGATCCCGGAGTTTGTTGTACCAGATTTGACTGACTTCAAG TTGAAGCCCTATGTGTCATACAAGGTTACTGACATCACACAGACCAAGTTCACAGCTAAGGACCTGTTCCATGCTTGCTATGCAAATGACATTGCAGACAAGTTCAGCAAAGGGGATATAACTGTGAACACCAAACAATCAGACTCCAAACATGACAAGTCATGA
- the LOC137289219 gene encoding large ribosomal subunit protein mL41-like isoform X1, which yields MMNLCEFSVRSVVLAQSRRYFGSSSCRQGKKTRVPFDRRFPVTAKHVNRYVKGGSVEMEKAVAKHVVPPTGFHDPQLGRYRNVPEMIPEFVVPDLTDFKLKPYVSYKVTDITQTKFTAKDLFHACYANDIADKFSKGDITVNTKQSDSKHDKS from the exons GATGAATTTGTGTGAATTTAGTGTGAGATCAGTAGTTTTGGCCCAGTCGCGACGCTATTTTGGCTCATCTTCTTGTCGGCAGGGGAAGAAGACACGGGTCCCGTTTGACAGACGTTTCCCAGTGACAGCTAAGCACGTCAACCGCTATGTTAAGGGCGGAAGCGTGGAGATGGAGAAAGCAGTTGCAAAACACG TCGTACCACCTACAGGGTTCCATGACCCCCAGTTAGGGAGATACAGGAATGTGCCTGAGATGATCCCGGAGTTTGTTGTACCAGATTTGACTGACTTCAAG TTGAAGCCCTATGTGTCATACAAGGTTACTGACATCACACAGACCAAGTTCACAGCTAAGGACCTGTTCCATGCTTGCTATGCAAATGACATTGCAGACAAGTTCAGCAAAGGGGATATAACTGTGAACACCAAACAATCAGACTCCAAACATGACAAGTCATGA